One part of the Bradyrhizobium sp. CB1650 genome encodes these proteins:
- a CDS encoding thioesterase family protein produces the protein MTAIYRVDGNNVVTSPDAAGPWDRRMQHGSAPASLVTWAAERIPTQVAMDIARITIDLMRPVPVAPLTIATEVLREGRKIQLCGVKLLADGVQVVGATVLKIKRQALTLPDDIKELPVELPPPEASLVEDGHAATSPFVRSVSMRAARGRFGQAGAGAIWFRVDHPLIEGEAITQAMRAVVAADFSNGTASTLDFRAWTYINADLSVSFARQPVGEWILLDGESWIGADGTGLAMSRLADRQGYFGRAVQSLVIEKR, from the coding sequence ATGACTGCGATCTACCGTGTTGACGGCAACAACGTCGTCACCAGCCCGGATGCCGCCGGTCCCTGGGACCGGCGCATGCAGCACGGCTCGGCGCCGGCTTCGCTCGTGACCTGGGCGGCCGAACGCATCCCGACGCAGGTCGCGATGGACATCGCGCGCATCACCATCGACCTGATGCGCCCGGTGCCGGTGGCGCCGCTTACCATCGCGACCGAAGTGTTGCGCGAAGGGCGCAAGATCCAGCTTTGCGGAGTCAAATTGCTTGCCGATGGCGTTCAGGTCGTCGGCGCGACCGTGCTCAAGATCAAGCGACAGGCGCTGACGCTGCCCGACGACATCAAGGAGCTTCCAGTCGAGTTGCCGCCGCCGGAAGCTTCGCTCGTCGAGGACGGCCACGCCGCCACCAGCCCGTTTGTGCGATCGGTCTCGATGCGTGCCGCGCGCGGCCGCTTCGGCCAGGCCGGCGCCGGCGCGATCTGGTTTCGCGTCGACCATCCGCTGATCGAAGGCGAAGCGATCACGCAGGCGATGCGCGCCGTCGTTGCCGCCGATTTCTCCAACGGCACCGCCTCGACGCTAGATTTCCGCGCCTGGACCTACATCAACGCCGATCTCTCCGTGAGCTTCGCACGCCAGCCGGTCGGCGAATGGATTTTGCTCGACGGAGAATCCTGGATCGGTGCTGACGGCACGGGGCTTGCGATGTCACGTCTCGCAGACAGGCAAGGTTATTTCGGTCGCGCGGTGCAGAGTCTCGTGATCGAGAAACGATGA
- a CDS encoding cysteine rich repeat-containing protein: protein MKISVLAALLLATVVLPASAQSGPTPQEQMACRSDASKFCAEHVGKPPQMNACLRDNKAKLSDACRKVVESHGG, encoded by the coding sequence ATGAAGATTTCGGTTCTTGCCGCGCTGCTGCTCGCAACAGTCGTCCTGCCCGCGTCGGCGCAATCCGGCCCTACGCCGCAGGAGCAGATGGCCTGCCGCAGCGACGCCAGCAAGTTCTGCGCCGAACATGTCGGCAAGCCGCCGCAGATGAACGCCTGCCTGCGCGACAACAAGGCAAAACTCTCCGACGCCTGCCGCAAGGTCGTGGAGTCGCACGGGGGTTGA
- a CDS encoding ATP-binding protein, giving the protein MSEVAAKAVVTRTRLRTSRLVPYLLLQALIVIATILGLRLLQPTDADDFAVSEFSQWEDGTNRTVTLPHFTSSRYSLQDPPFYTGAFTFRSGATSGWSVYLPRFSNAVEVAINGVVVLDSRRDANANRPDRNTPQIGAIPSSLLHDGANQISVRLFVWGPLRGFLDTVYVGPDEALRPAYETRTLLFVTLQVVFSAWQSILAVILAIMWLMRRREPVYGVLAAAMVLGVVQAFLPPPVPPATSFRLAPVLLASAPIESALIVVFGVLFFSWRWPRYGTLLFAPGLIIFVVGLIAGPPLPRILFLVLGIPTVGICLFLMACVTAATVIRRQDAASFTIGCAVTIVLTCWVHDMLSVFDIVSNERIFVSRLSYSAMLVAIGAGLTWRFARALNEVDSFAGQLVARVREAEERLKASFAREEERARAAALANERTRLMRDLHDGLGGQLVSIVALSERGHEGATITDAARAALKDLRLVIDSMDDIGGDLMFALGSWRERAATQLRPHDIVLDWHVATPQGLPLHPELRPWHVIQIVRILDEAVTNAVKHAAARHITVTIETRDDGREPYGVISVGDDGKGFVLADNGEAAGARRTARGLHNMKSRAARCGAVLNLSSDSSGTRVRLQLPQRFPDSDAAAG; this is encoded by the coding sequence GTGAGCGAGGTTGCGGCGAAGGCAGTGGTCACGCGCACGCGGCTGCGGACCTCGCGCCTCGTGCCTTACCTGCTGCTCCAGGCGCTGATTGTGATCGCCACCATCCTCGGGTTGCGGCTGCTCCAGCCGACTGACGCCGACGATTTTGCCGTGAGCGAATTTTCGCAGTGGGAGGACGGCACGAACCGCACGGTGACGCTGCCGCATTTCACGTCGTCGCGCTATTCCCTGCAGGACCCGCCATTTTACACCGGCGCATTCACCTTCAGAAGCGGTGCCACCTCGGGATGGTCGGTGTACCTGCCGCGCTTCAGCAATGCGGTCGAGGTCGCCATCAACGGCGTCGTCGTGCTCGACTCACGGCGCGACGCCAACGCCAACCGGCCTGACCGTAACACGCCGCAGATTGGGGCTATTCCGTCCTCGCTGCTGCACGACGGGGCGAACCAGATCTCCGTGCGGCTGTTCGTATGGGGCCCGCTGAGGGGCTTTCTCGATACCGTCTATGTCGGACCGGACGAGGCCTTGCGGCCGGCCTATGAGACGCGAACGCTCCTGTTCGTCACGCTGCAGGTGGTGTTCTCGGCCTGGCAATCGATCCTCGCCGTCATTCTCGCGATCATGTGGCTGATGCGTCGGCGCGAGCCGGTCTATGGCGTGCTGGCGGCCGCGATGGTGCTCGGCGTGGTGCAGGCATTCCTGCCACCGCCGGTGCCTCCGGCGACGTCGTTCCGGCTCGCTCCGGTGCTGCTGGCTTCGGCGCCGATCGAGAGCGCCCTGATTGTTGTTTTCGGCGTGCTGTTCTTCTCCTGGCGCTGGCCGCGTTACGGCACGCTCCTGTTCGCACCGGGGCTGATCATATTCGTCGTCGGACTTATCGCGGGTCCGCCGCTGCCGCGCATTCTCTTCCTGGTGCTCGGCATCCCTACCGTCGGCATCTGCCTGTTCCTGATGGCGTGCGTGACCGCCGCCACGGTGATCCGACGGCAGGACGCGGCGAGCTTCACGATCGGCTGCGCGGTGACCATCGTGCTGACCTGCTGGGTTCACGACATGCTGTCGGTGTTCGACATCGTGTCCAACGAGCGCATCTTCGTCTCGCGCCTGTCCTATTCGGCGATGCTGGTCGCGATCGGTGCGGGCCTGACCTGGCGCTTTGCCCGCGCGCTGAACGAGGTCGACAGCTTTGCCGGCCAGTTGGTGGCACGGGTGCGCGAGGCCGAGGAGCGGCTGAAGGCGAGCTTTGCCCGCGAGGAGGAGCGGGCGCGGGCCGCAGCGCTCGCCAACGAGCGCACGCGCTTGATGCGCGATCTGCATGACGGCCTCGGCGGCCAGCTCGTCAGCATCGTCGCGCTGTCCGAGCGCGGCCATGAAGGTGCGACCATCACGGACGCGGCGCGCGCCGCGCTGAAGGATCTTCGCCTCGTCATCGATTCCATGGACGACATCGGCGGCGACCTCATGTTCGCGCTCGGCTCCTGGCGCGAGCGCGCGGCGACGCAATTGCGGCCGCACGACATCGTGCTCGACTGGCACGTGGCGACGCCGCAAGGCTTGCCGCTGCACCCGGAGCTGCGGCCATGGCACGTCATTCAGATCGTGCGCATCCTGGACGAAGCCGTCACCAACGCGGTCAAGCACGCAGCCGCGCGGCACATCACGGTCACCATCGAAACGCGCGACGATGGCCGGGAACCGTATGGCGTGATCAGCGTCGGGGATGACGGCAAAGGCTTTGTGCTGGCCGACAATGGCGAGGCGGCGGGCGCACGCCGGACGGCGCGGGGCCTGCACAACATGAAGAGTCGTGCTGCACGCTGCGGGGCGGTGCTCAATTTGAGCTCGGATTCCTCCGGCACGCGCGTGCGGCTGCAATTGCCGCAGCGTTTTCCCGACAGCGACGCAGCCGCGGGCTGA
- a CDS encoding response regulator transcription factor, producing the protein MTERGETGEAIAILLVEDDAPTCWRLQDALVKAGYEVRTAGTLGEARSALGDAAPRVLLTDLRLPDGHGVELIRETRQRFPDTEIMVISALGDEESVISAITVGATGYLLKDAFPSDIATTVRELVAGHSPISASIARFIVRRTQGSAQGSAEPPPGPMLNTAKLTPREIDILWGIAKGFSYAEIASHLGLSRQTVPGHIKNIYRKLEVHTRSEAVFEAVQQGLIKL; encoded by the coding sequence ATGACCGAACGGGGCGAGACGGGTGAGGCCATCGCCATCCTCCTCGTCGAGGACGACGCGCCGACCTGCTGGCGGCTCCAGGACGCGCTGGTCAAAGCCGGCTACGAGGTGCGCACCGCCGGCACGCTGGGCGAGGCCCGCAGCGCACTCGGCGACGCCGCGCCGCGCGTGCTGCTGACCGATCTGCGCCTGCCCGACGGCCATGGCGTCGAGCTGATCCGCGAGACGCGGCAGCGATTCCCGGACACCGAGATCATGGTGATCTCGGCCCTCGGGGACGAGGAGAGCGTGATCTCGGCGATCACCGTCGGCGCCACTGGCTACCTCCTGAAGGACGCCTTCCCCTCCGACATCGCGACCACCGTGCGCGAGCTCGTCGCCGGGCATTCACCGATCTCGGCATCGATCGCGCGCTTCATCGTGCGCAGAACGCAAGGTAGCGCGCAAGGCTCGGCCGAGCCGCCGCCGGGTCCGATGCTCAACACCGCAAAGCTCACCCCGCGCGAGATCGACATCCTCTGGGGCATCGCCAAGGGTTTCAGCTACGCCGAGATCGCGAGCCATCTCGGCCTGTCGCGGCAGACCGTGCCCGGCCACATCAAGAACATCTATCGCAAGCTCGAGGTGCACACGCGCAGCGAAGCGGTGTTCGAGGCGGTGCAGCAGGGCCTGATCAAGCTGTGA
- a CDS encoding DUF2235 domain-containing protein, which yields MLHDHAAQNADPASGDATNAENSATTTPPKRKLVLFADGTGNAFTTQESSVWRLYEALDHTQPDQISYYIKGVGTAGWAPLAALDGATGIGVPANVRKLYRFLCWNWREGDEIYIFGFSRGAFTARTLAAMIASQGLVPAEIKGEPVSHAEMNRNAMAAWRKYRRTTVPFYKSLPTIWIARIIRDVLLFLYHGLLLHRPYRKVRKAMGRRANVKIEFLGLFDTVEAFGVPIEELRVAIDWAIWPISFRNHRLSDKVKYACHALALDDERTTFHPLRIDQSKLAEKQVVKEVWFAGVHSDVGGGYPECTLSFVPLVWMVEQLGSRLRFQDGTIEHFCAYQSAIGPAHDSRSGAAVLYRYGPRPILEGKANGGTPVVHFAVVERMLFGCDDYAPIMLPANARVLMPDGSIRDLNNGGTHEAMQDAYLKKARGPLSKEEANAFATMKAPDAKMANLARGAVWWRRVAYFSLLIMAGVIVAWPWIAHKIVETSEDNGLRDTPVLRVITDIDWGMGAVIGPIANLLKDVLPSYAGPWLNIALYYPFLTSLVVLATWAVWNLNSMLRDGIQERARLAWYRPDRKASVKHLSRVNVLFRFGGFMQRKAWWIRFLFAKIIFPFAFIIVIYLSALMIASSSFFTWRVATGQVCESLETKADREKKAGLVVATNIAPARPVGDTALQATELFKVDQFCWASRLAVEKGRKYRVWIDMDEPWFDRTIMTGVNGFQTYETHHYLALPIRRLFGADWLQPVVRVGEKGLNDQPLQAVNVVSADELPRRMNPTLPAEKDMDKSKNRYPVRLEDAAGLPDPAGMEKLKKLKDEIAKMGTFDALSQDDTARKIWNTQNLTDRTVAEFVAPDSGELFFYVNDAVQIFPGFLRWLVPAKIAPYFGPDKQYYKNNSGTARITVQRLPAPPMPPEQPASAPANK from the coding sequence ATGCTGCACGATCATGCGGCGCAGAACGCCGATCCTGCCAGCGGCGACGCCACGAACGCCGAGAATTCCGCGACCACCACGCCGCCGAAACGCAAACTGGTGCTGTTCGCCGACGGCACGGGCAACGCGTTCACCACCCAGGAATCCAGCGTGTGGCGCCTCTACGAGGCGCTCGATCACACCCAGCCAGACCAGATCTCGTACTACATCAAGGGCGTGGGCACTGCGGGCTGGGCGCCGCTTGCCGCGCTCGACGGTGCCACCGGCATTGGCGTGCCCGCCAACGTCCGCAAGCTCTATCGATTCCTGTGCTGGAATTGGCGCGAGGGCGACGAGATCTATATCTTCGGTTTCAGCCGTGGCGCCTTCACGGCGCGCACGCTGGCGGCGATGATCGCGAGCCAGGGGCTGGTGCCGGCGGAGATTAAAGGCGAGCCGGTCTCGCATGCAGAGATGAACCGCAATGCCATGGCGGCATGGCGGAAATACCGTAGAACGACCGTGCCGTTCTACAAGAGCCTGCCGACGATCTGGATTGCGCGAATAATCCGGGACGTCCTGCTCTTTCTCTATCACGGTCTGCTGCTGCATCGTCCCTATCGCAAGGTCCGCAAGGCGATGGGGCGTCGCGCGAACGTCAAGATCGAATTTCTCGGGCTGTTCGATACGGTCGAGGCGTTTGGCGTTCCGATCGAGGAGCTGCGCGTCGCGATCGACTGGGCGATCTGGCCAATCTCCTTCCGCAATCACCGGCTTTCGGACAAGGTGAAATACGCCTGCCACGCGCTTGCGCTCGACGACGAGCGCACCACCTTCCATCCGCTGCGAATCGACCAGAGCAAGCTGGCGGAGAAGCAGGTCGTCAAGGAAGTGTGGTTCGCGGGCGTCCATTCCGACGTCGGCGGCGGCTATCCGGAATGCACGCTGTCCTTCGTGCCGCTGGTCTGGATGGTCGAGCAGCTCGGCAGCAGGCTCCGCTTCCAGGACGGCACGATCGAGCATTTTTGCGCATATCAATCGGCAATCGGACCGGCACATGATTCGCGCAGCGGCGCGGCGGTGCTTTACCGCTACGGTCCGCGCCCGATCCTTGAAGGCAAAGCGAACGGCGGCACGCCGGTGGTGCATTTCGCGGTGGTCGAGCGCATGCTGTTCGGGTGCGACGACTATGCACCGATTATGCTCCCTGCGAACGCCCGGGTGCTGATGCCCGACGGAAGCATCAGGGACCTCAACAATGGCGGCACGCACGAGGCAATGCAGGATGCCTATCTAAAGAAGGCCAGGGGGCCGCTGAGCAAGGAAGAAGCCAACGCCTTCGCCACGATGAAAGCGCCCGACGCCAAGATGGCCAATCTCGCGCGCGGCGCCGTCTGGTGGCGACGCGTGGCCTATTTCTCGCTCCTGATCATGGCAGGTGTGATCGTCGCCTGGCCGTGGATCGCCCACAAGATCGTCGAGACATCCGAGGACAACGGCCTGCGCGACACTCCAGTGCTGCGGGTCATTACCGACATAGACTGGGGGATGGGCGCGGTGATCGGCCCGATCGCAAACCTGCTCAAGGACGTGTTGCCATCCTATGCCGGACCATGGCTCAACATCGCGCTCTATTATCCATTCTTGACCTCGCTCGTCGTGCTCGCCACCTGGGCGGTCTGGAACCTGAATTCCATGCTGCGCGACGGCATCCAGGAGCGCGCGCGGCTCGCCTGGTACCGACCGGATCGCAAGGCAAGTGTGAAGCACCTCAGCAGGGTGAACGTGTTGTTTAGATTCGGCGGCTTCATGCAGAGAAAGGCGTGGTGGATCCGCTTCCTGTTCGCCAAAATCATCTTTCCGTTCGCCTTCATCATTGTGATCTACCTCTCGGCCCTCATGATCGCCTCGAGCAGTTTCTTCACCTGGCGCGTCGCGACGGGACAGGTTTGCGAGAGCCTGGAGACCAAGGCGGATCGAGAGAAAAAAGCGGGTTTGGTCGTAGCGACGAATATCGCGCCGGCGAGGCCGGTGGGTGACACCGCGCTGCAGGCGACCGAACTGTTCAAAGTCGATCAATTCTGCTGGGCGAGCAGGCTGGCGGTCGAGAAGGGCCGCAAGTATCGCGTTTGGATCGACATGGACGAACCCTGGTTCGACCGCACGATCATGACCGGAGTCAACGGATTCCAGACCTACGAAACACACCACTATCTCGCCCTGCCAATCCGGCGGCTGTTCGGCGCAGACTGGTTGCAGCCGGTGGTGCGCGTCGGAGAGAAGGGATTGAACGATCAACCCTTGCAAGCCGTGAACGTGGTCTCTGCGGATGAGCTGCCGCGTCGCATGAATCCGACTCTCCCTGCTGAAAAGGACATGGACAAGTCGAAGAACAGATATCCCGTCCGCCTTGAAGACGCGGCGGGGCTGCCGGATCCCGCCGGCATGGAGAAGCTGAAGAAGCTCAAGGACGAGATCGCGAAGATGGGCACGTTCGATGCTCTATCGCAAGACGACACCGCACGGAAAATCTGGAACACGCAGAACCTCACCGATCGGACGGTCGCGGAATTCGTGGCGCCGGACTCCGGCGAGCTGTTCTTCTACGTCAATGATGCCGTGCAGATCTTCCCGGGTTTCCTGAGATGGCTGGTCCCAGCGAAAATCGCTCCCTATTTCGGGCCGGACAAGCAGTACTACAAGAACAACAGCGGCACGGCACGGATCACGGTGCAGCGGCTGCCCGCGCCGCCGATGCCGCCTGAGCAGCCGGCGTCAGCGCCGGCGAACAAGTGA